In one Pseudomonas tensinigenes genomic region, the following are encoded:
- a CDS encoding DNA repair protein, producing the protein MKTRFVLLGLGLLIATGASAEGMEERLRTQLRSTTQQLQALQSQQAQASAAQLAAQNEAKAAQAQIKQLTAELAKAKGVAEQLAGQQQSLHSQAQAQVAASAEQTGKFKKAYDELLVMARAKEAERSKLQAQLAERDTQVQQCSVKNQQMYGVAKQILTAYENIDVAEVMKIRQPFAGSARVKFDELAQGFGDDLYKTQFDAPQAALSH; encoded by the coding sequence ATGAAAACGCGTTTTGTGTTGCTCGGGCTCGGGCTGTTGATCGCCACCGGGGCCAGTGCCGAAGGCATGGAAGAACGCCTGCGTACGCAATTGCGCAGCACCACGCAGCAGTTGCAGGCCCTGCAAAGTCAGCAGGCCCAGGCCAGCGCCGCGCAACTGGCGGCGCAGAATGAAGCCAAGGCTGCGCAGGCGCAAATCAAGCAGTTGACCGCTGAACTGGCCAAGGCCAAAGGCGTCGCCGAGCAACTGGCCGGGCAGCAGCAGAGCCTGCACAGCCAGGCGCAGGCACAAGTGGCGGCCAGCGCCGAGCAGACCGGCAAGTTCAAGAAGGCCTATGACGAGTTGCTGGTCATGGCCCGTGCCAAAGAGGCAGAACGGTCTAAGCTTCAAGCGCAATTGGCTGAACGTGACACACAAGTGCAGCAATGTTCAGTCAAGAATCAGCAGATGTACGGCGTCGCCAAGCAGATCCTCACTGCCTACGAAAACATCGACGTGGCCGAGGTGATGAAGATCCGCCAGCCCTTCGCGGGCAGCGCCCGGGTCAAGTTCGATGAACTGGCTCAGGGGTTCGGCGATGACCTTTACAAGACTCAATTCGACGCGCCGCAAGCCGCGCTCTCGCACTGA
- a CDS encoding putative porin, whose amino-acid sequence MISNVNRLSLAVGMVIATLVGQAVAAPAPSENATINLIRLLVEQGILKQDKADALIAQAQNEAAQAKQAAASTAVAAGPVAAPGDVRVQYVPAAVRDQIRDQVKAEVMATAKQENWAAPNSFPEWAARISFDGDIRLRNESRYYSDSNSNEIVDFAKLNNNGPYDVNPNSSTNLPPLLNTREDRTNQFRIRARLGMKAEISPQWTAGIRIGTGSDNNPVSTTQNLGGGFAKKDIWLDQGYLNWKPTDELTLTGGRFANPFMSTDMLYSNDLNFDGVAAIFDHKLNRDWGVFGTVGAFPVDYTNDTASSNGFDKEESDNKWLYGAQIGAKWAINSNNRLKGALAYYRFDDIQGQRSSPCEPWAGAPGCDSDGSRAAFMQKGNSVFLLRDITPNPLNPTTTPQPQFVGLASEFNLLDLNVVWDADLPEDFKLRSQGNYIHNLAYDEGDMRKRSAGQIVNNLDGNGDIESGANAWMVQFTLGSALDLKKQGDWNIFSGYKYIQPDALPDGFNDSSFHLGGTNAKGYFIGGNYGLAKNVYATGRWMSTEAVYGAPFDIDVLQLEINTRF is encoded by the coding sequence GGCCGACGCACTGATCGCCCAGGCGCAGAACGAAGCGGCGCAGGCCAAACAGGCTGCGGCATCCACCGCAGTCGCGGCCGGGCCGGTCGCTGCGCCTGGTGACGTCCGCGTGCAATACGTGCCGGCCGCGGTGCGCGACCAGATCCGTGATCAGGTCAAAGCCGAGGTCATGGCCACCGCCAAACAGGAAAACTGGGCCGCGCCCAACAGCTTCCCGGAATGGGCTGCGCGCATCAGTTTCGACGGCGACATTCGCTTGCGCAACGAATCGCGCTACTACTCGGACAGCAACAGCAACGAGATCGTCGACTTCGCCAAGCTCAACAATAACGGCCCGTACGACGTCAACCCCAACAGCAGCACCAATCTGCCACCGCTGCTCAACACCCGTGAAGACCGCACCAACCAGTTTCGCATCCGCGCACGGTTGGGCATGAAAGCCGAGATCTCGCCGCAATGGACTGCGGGTATCCGCATCGGCACCGGCTCGGACAACAATCCGGTATCGACCACGCAGAACCTCGGCGGCGGTTTCGCCAAAAAGGATATTTGGCTCGATCAGGGCTACCTGAACTGGAAGCCTACGGATGAGCTGACCCTGACCGGCGGGCGCTTCGCCAACCCGTTCATGTCCACCGACATGCTCTATTCCAACGACTTGAACTTCGACGGCGTGGCAGCGATTTTCGACCACAAACTCAACCGCGATTGGGGCGTGTTCGGCACCGTCGGCGCGTTCCCGGTGGACTACACCAACGACACTGCCAGCAGCAACGGCTTCGACAAGGAAGAGAGCGACAACAAGTGGTTGTACGGCGCGCAGATCGGCGCCAAATGGGCCATCAACAGCAACAACCGCTTGAAAGGTGCACTGGCTTACTACCGTTTCGACGACATTCAAGGCCAGCGCTCCAGCCCTTGCGAACCGTGGGCCGGCGCACCGGGCTGTGACAGCGATGGCAGCCGCGCGGCGTTTATGCAGAAGGGCAACAGCGTGTTCCTGCTGCGCGACATCACGCCGAACCCGCTCAACCCGACCACTACGCCGCAGCCTCAGTTTGTTGGCCTTGCTTCGGAATTCAATCTGCTGGATCTGAACGTGGTGTGGGACGCCGATCTGCCAGAAGATTTCAAACTGCGCAGCCAGGGCAACTACATCCACAACCTCGCGTACGACGAAGGCGACATGCGCAAGCGCTCGGCCGGGCAGATCGTCAACAACCTCGACGGCAACGGCGACATCGAAAGCGGCGCCAACGCATGGATGGTGCAGTTCACCCTCGGCAGCGCGCTGGACCTGAAAAAGCAGGGCGACTGGAACATCTTCTCTGGCTACAAATACATCCAGCCCGACGCCTTGCCGGACGGCTTCAACGACTCGTCGTTCCACCTCGGCGGCACCAACGCCAAGGGCTATTTCATCGGCGGCAACTACGGACTGGCGAAGAACGTTTACGCGACCGGTCGCTGGATGAGCACCGAAGCGGTGTACGGCGCGCCGTTCGACATCGATGTCTTGCAGCTTGAGATCAACACGCGCTTCTAA
- a CDS encoding peptidylprolyl isomerase, protein MKKPAMVISAAAVALLVVAVALVVRPGSDPVAAQQSSPLATVATGPAVARLGNQQVTPAELQALLATVPPETREQLRGNREALERWIRTRLAEKAVLEQADAQGWAQRPEVARQTRAATEQIVFRDYLRSVSQVPADYPSVAELQQAYDAGKTNWQTPALYRVSQIFLGVNDPQTLEAVRKQALELSKKAQATPAEFAALATQYSQDRVTAERGGDSGLQPLQQLVPEVRGAVARLKVGAVSDPVQSAAGFHVIKLTEQQPARLATLDELRDQLTQALRAQRQEQIAQAYLDGMLNTATLSIDGAELNKVLEEKR, encoded by the coding sequence GTGAAAAAGCCTGCCATGGTGATCAGCGCTGCGGCAGTGGCGCTGTTGGTGGTGGCCGTGGCGCTGGTGGTGCGGCCGGGCAGTGACCCGGTCGCCGCCCAGCAATCGTCACCGCTGGCGACGGTTGCAACGGGGCCGGCGGTGGCGCGCTTGGGCAATCAGCAAGTAACCCCTGCGGAACTTCAGGCGTTGCTGGCGACAGTCCCGCCAGAGACCCGCGAACAATTGCGCGGCAATCGTGAAGCGCTGGAGCGCTGGATTCGCACGCGGCTGGCCGAGAAAGCGGTGCTGGAGCAGGCCGATGCGCAGGGTTGGGCGCAGCGTCCGGAGGTTGCGCGGCAGACCCGGGCGGCGACTGAGCAGATTGTGTTCCGTGATTACTTGCGTTCGGTCAGCCAGGTGCCGGCGGATTATCCGAGTGTGGCTGAATTGCAGCAGGCTTATGACGCGGGCAAGACGAACTGGCAGACACCGGCGTTGTATCGGGTCAGTCAGATTTTCCTTGGGGTGAATGATCCGCAGACGCTTGAAGCCGTGCGCAAGCAGGCGCTTGAACTGAGCAAGAAAGCTCAGGCGACGCCGGCGGAATTTGCTGCACTGGCGACGCAGTATTCTCAGGATCGCGTCACCGCTGAACGCGGCGGCGATAGCGGCCTGCAACCGTTGCAGCAATTGGTGCCGGAAGTGCGAGGCGCCGTGGCGCGGCTCAAGGTCGGCGCGGTTTCCGATCCCGTCCAGAGCGCCGCCGGGTTCCACGTGATCAAACTCACCGAGCAACAACCAGCACGTCTGGCGACCCTCGACGAACTGCGTGATCAACTGACCCAGGCCTTGCGTGCACAGCGTCAGGAGCAGATTGCCCAAGCCTATCTGGACGGCATGCTCAATACCGCGACACTCAGCATCGACGGTGCCGAACTCAACAAAGTCCTAGAGGAAAAACGCTGA
- a CDS encoding DUF934 domain-containing protein, translated as MNNLLRLEQGVARIVTDDPWTLVREPSMPRPDGLLMLPLMHWLESPSTHAVWLGPDDEVESLVPWLGSLPLIALDFPSFRDGRAYSQAYLLRSRFGWAGELRAIGDVLRDQLSHMRQCGFDSFAVREDKSAEDALKGLAGMSVLYGRSVIEPRPLFRRR; from the coding sequence ATGAACAATCTGCTGCGACTGGAGCAGGGTGTGGCGCGGATTGTGACGGACGATCCATGGACGCTGGTGCGCGAGCCATCGATGCCAAGGCCGGACGGATTGCTGATGTTGCCGCTGATGCATTGGCTTGAATCGCCGTCGACTCACGCGGTGTGGCTCGGCCCGGATGATGAGGTTGAAAGCCTGGTGCCGTGGTTGGGTTCGTTGCCGCTGATCGCTTTGGATTTTCCAAGTTTTCGCGACGGGCGTGCCTACAGTCAGGCATATCTGCTGCGCAGTCGGTTCGGCTGGGCAGGGGAGTTGCGCGCGATTGGCGATGTGTTGCGGGATCAGCTCAGCCATATGCGCCAGTGCGGGTTCGACAGTTTTGCGGTGCGTGAGGACAAGTCTGCTGAGGATGCGCTGAAAGGGTTGGCCGGCATGAGCGTGCTTTACGGCCGCTCCGTCATCGAACCGCGCCCGTTGTTCCGTCGGCGCTGA
- a CDS encoding aspartate/glutamate racemase family protein has protein sequence MRTIGLIGGMSWESSAEYYRLINQQVRDRLGPLRSAQLLMYSVDFGPVEQAQHAGRWDDAAAILVDAARRLEAGGAECVVLCTNTMHKVAEQIQAAISIPFLHIAEPAAQAALSIDARTVGLLGTAFTMEQDFLKQRLVAKGLTVLVPDETERKDVHRIIYDELCVGVISDQSREIYQRVIESLTARGAQAIILGCTEIGLLLKPEHSALPLLDTTELHAQSAVAFALGD, from the coding sequence ATGCGCACCATCGGCCTGATCGGCGGCATGAGCTGGGAATCCAGCGCCGAATACTATCGACTCATCAATCAGCAAGTCCGTGATCGTCTCGGCCCGTTGCGTTCGGCGCAATTGCTGATGTACAGCGTCGACTTCGGCCCTGTCGAACAGGCCCAGCACGCCGGGCGCTGGGACGATGCGGCGGCAATTCTGGTGGATGCCGCGCGCAGGCTCGAAGCCGGCGGCGCCGAATGCGTGGTGCTGTGTACCAACACCATGCACAAGGTTGCCGAACAAATTCAGGCGGCGATCAGCATTCCGTTTCTGCACATTGCCGAACCGGCCGCGCAGGCTGCCCTGTCGATCGACGCACGCACGGTGGGATTGCTCGGTACGGCATTCACGATGGAACAGGACTTTCTCAAGCAACGCCTGGTCGCCAAGGGTTTGACCGTATTGGTGCCGGACGAAACAGAGCGCAAGGACGTGCACCGGATCATCTACGACGAACTCTGCGTCGGTGTGATCAGCGATCAGTCGCGAGAAATCTATCAGCGGGTGATCGAATCCCTCACCGCGCGTGGCGCGCAGGCGATCATCCTCGGTTGCACGGAAATCGGCCTGTTGCTCAAACCCGAACACAGCGCCCTGCCCCTGCTCGACACCACCGAACTGCATGCGCAGTCGGCGGTGGCGTTCGCCCTGGGCGACTGA
- a CDS encoding nitrite/sulfite reductase: protein MYQYDDYDRALVFERVAQFRDQVERFMAGELSEEEFLPLRLQNGLYMQKHAYMLRVAIPYGTLNAKQMRTLASIASDYDRGYGHFTTRQNMQFNWIELSDVPDILERLAQVNMHAIQTSGNCVRNITTEAFAGVAADELIDPRPLAEILRQWSTINPEFLFLPRKFKIAICSAKQDRAAIMMHDIGLYLYPDRDGQMLLRVIVGGGLGRTPILGLQIREGLPWQHLLSYVEAVLRVYNRHGRRDNKYKARIKILVKALGIEAFAKEVEEEWQHLKDGPAQLTDAEYQRVASAFVPPVYHSLADTDLDFGTRLAESPAFARWVARNVQPHKVPGYTSVVLSTKPGMASPPGDVTGVQMLAVADWSQRFGFGEIRIAHEQNIVLPDVPKTDLYALWQLACKHDLGSANVGLLTDIIACPGGDFCALANAKSIPIAQAIQARFDNLDYLHDLGDISLNISGCMNACGHHHIGNIGILGVDKNGSEWYQITLGGAQGKNSALGKVIGPSFSAAEVPQVIERIIGTFVRYREHEELFVDTVTRIGLEPFKERVYPKTLEVSA from the coding sequence ATGTATCAATACGATGATTACGACCGGGCGCTGGTGTTCGAGCGCGTTGCGCAGTTTCGCGATCAGGTCGAGCGCTTCATGGCCGGGGAACTGAGCGAAGAGGAGTTTTTGCCGCTGCGCCTGCAAAACGGCCTGTACATGCAAAAGCACGCCTACATGCTGCGCGTGGCGATTCCCTACGGCACGTTGAACGCCAAGCAGATGCGCACGCTGGCGAGCATCGCCAGCGACTATGATCGCGGTTACGGCCACTTCACCACGCGGCAGAACATGCAGTTCAACTGGATCGAACTGAGCGACGTGCCGGATATTCTCGAACGTCTGGCGCAGGTCAACATGCATGCGATCCAGACCTCCGGCAACTGTGTGCGCAACATCACCACCGAGGCGTTCGCCGGGGTCGCGGCAGACGAGTTGATCGACCCGCGCCCGTTGGCCGAGATCCTGCGGCAGTGGTCGACGATCAACCCGGAATTCCTCTTTCTGCCACGCAAATTCAAGATCGCCATCTGTTCGGCGAAGCAGGATCGCGCGGCGATCATGATGCACGACATCGGTCTGTACCTTTACCCCGACCGCGATGGGCAGATGCTCCTGCGAGTGATCGTCGGGGGAGGTCTGGGCCGTACGCCGATCCTCGGTTTGCAGATCCGCGAAGGTTTGCCGTGGCAGCATTTGCTGTCTTACGTCGAGGCCGTTTTGCGGGTGTACAACCGTCATGGCCGGCGCGATAACAAGTACAAGGCGCGGATCAAGATTCTAGTCAAGGCATTGGGCATCGAGGCGTTTGCCAAGGAAGTCGAAGAGGAATGGCAGCACCTCAAGGACGGCCCGGCGCAGTTGACCGACGCCGAATATCAACGGGTCGCCAGTGCCTTCGTGCCACCGGTCTATCACAGCCTGGCCGACACTGATCTGGACTTCGGCACGCGCCTGGCCGAAAGCCCGGCGTTCGCCCGTTGGGTCGCGCGCAATGTGCAACCGCACAAGGTGCCGGGTTACACCAGCGTGGTGCTGTCGACCAAACCGGGCATGGCCTCGCCGCCGGGGGATGTCACCGGCGTGCAGATGCTCGCGGTGGCCGATTGGTCGCAACGTTTCGGTTTCGGCGAGATTCGTATTGCCCACGAGCAGAACATCGTCTTGCCCGATGTGCCGAAAACCGACCTCTATGCGTTGTGGCAGCTGGCGTGCAAACACGATCTGGGCAGCGCCAACGTCGGCCTGCTCACCGACATCATTGCCTGCCCGGGTGGCGATTTCTGTGCGTTGGCCAACGCTAAATCGATCCCGATCGCCCAGGCGATTCAGGCACGCTTCGACAACCTCGATTACCTGCACGATCTGGGCGATATCAGCCTGAACATCTCTGGCTGCATGAACGCCTGCGGTCACCACCACATCGGCAATATCGGCATCCTCGGCGTCGATAAGAACGGCAGCGAGTGGTACCAGATCACCCTCGGCGGCGCCCAGGGCAAAAACAGCGCACTGGGTAAAGTCATCGGCCCATCGTTCAGCGCCGCCGAGGTGCCACAGGTGATCGAGCGCATCATCGGCACGTTTGTGCGCTATCGCGAGCACGAGGAACTGTTTGTCGACACCGTCACGCGGATCGGACTGGAGCCGTTCAAGGAACGGGTCTATCCGAAGACGCTGGAGGTGTCGGCATGA
- a CDS encoding GNAT family N-acetyltransferase: MPDHNAAIHIERFSESHLEAVTALYNERAVTRQVLQMPFQSVDVWRQRLLAENERVLKLVALHQGQVIGHLGLENYSRIRRSHAGSVGMAVAGAWQGKGVGSKLLAAALDVADNWMNLHRVELSVYADNEAAIALYRKFGFEDEGLFRDYAVRDGQWVDTLSMARLRSRPKT, from the coding sequence ATGCCCGACCACAACGCCGCCATTCACATCGAACGCTTCAGCGAGTCGCACCTCGAGGCTGTCACTGCGCTCTACAACGAGCGGGCCGTCACCCGGCAGGTGTTGCAGATGCCGTTTCAGTCCGTCGACGTCTGGCGCCAACGGCTGCTGGCGGAAAATGAACGGGTGTTGAAGCTGGTCGCGCTGCATCAGGGCCAGGTCATCGGCCATCTGGGGCTGGAAAACTATTCGCGGATTCGTCGCAGCCACGCCGGCAGCGTCGGTATGGCAGTCGCCGGGGCGTGGCAGGGCAAAGGCGTGGGTTCGAAGCTGTTGGCGGCGGCACTCGACGTTGCCGACAACTGGATGAACCTGCACCGCGTCGAACTCTCGGTTTACGCCGACAACGAGGCCGCCATCGCGCTCTACCGCAAATTCGGTTTCGAGGACGAAGGCCTGTTTCGCGATTACGCGGTGCGCGACGGGCAGTGGGTCGACACCTTGAGCATGGCCCGTCTGCGCAGTCGTCCGAAAACCTGA
- a CDS encoding LysR family transcriptional regulator, with translation MSFTEPAGRQGNPDYHWPHDHSEPWLAHAATIDSDVAQYFLVSARCGCFMQAARSLNVRSTLLRKQLAQLEQELQHTLFSFQGSALSLTREGQQLQAKLIALANERKLPVIEQPLIRLAVAESILHDILGRDLIALLRRNASVRLEIIALDSELSLRAVSADIVLWLAHGETPHPGPTFATSEPQPLARLDYLPHIAKRYSRVTARPDTPDDLADFMLVQWQHDRQIDSFRPWNELVEQRLAGVVQMQSYELMLEMIRCSACIGLLPAYMSRFDRGLIALPGLFEEPMQLQAWLAVNAESQNVAEVQTLTDLIHHTFNERHEWFQS, from the coding sequence ATGTCATTCACCGAACCCGCAGGACGACAGGGCAACCCCGATTACCACTGGCCCCATGACCACAGCGAACCGTGGCTCGCACACGCCGCCACCATCGACAGCGACGTCGCGCAATACTTTCTGGTCAGCGCCCGCTGCGGCTGCTTCATGCAAGCCGCACGCAGCCTCAACGTGCGCTCGACCTTGCTGCGCAAGCAACTGGCACAGCTCGAACAAGAACTGCAACACACCCTGTTCAGCTTCCAGGGCAGCGCCCTGAGCCTGACCCGCGAAGGCCAGCAATTGCAGGCCAAACTGATAGCGCTGGCCAACGAACGCAAACTCCCGGTGATCGAGCAACCGCTGATTCGCCTCGCCGTCGCCGAATCGATCCTGCACGACATCCTCGGCCGCGACCTCATCGCACTGCTGCGCCGCAATGCCAGCGTACGTCTGGAAATCATCGCGCTGGACAGCGAACTGTCCCTGCGCGCCGTCAGCGCCGACATCGTCCTCTGGCTCGCCCACGGCGAAACCCCACACCCCGGACCGACCTTCGCCACCAGCGAACCGCAACCACTGGCGCGCCTCGACTACCTGCCGCACATCGCCAAACGCTACTCCCGCGTCACCGCGCGCCCGGACACGCCTGATGACCTTGCCGACTTCATGCTGGTGCAATGGCAGCATGATCGGCAGATCGACAGTTTTCGCCCGTGGAACGAACTGGTCGAACAGCGGTTGGCCGGGGTGGTGCAGATGCAGTCCTATGAATTGATGCTGGAGATGATTCGCTGTAGCGCTTGCATCGGTTTGTTGCCGGCGTATATGAGCCGGTTTGATCGGGGTCTGATCGCGCTACCGGGATTATTTGAAGAACCTATGCAATTGCAGGCATGGCTGGCCGTCAACGCCGAGTCACAGAATGTGGCTGAAGTGCAGACCCTCACCGACCTCATCCACCACACCTTCAACGAACGCCACGAATGGTTCCAGAGCTGA
- a CDS encoding YbjN domain-containing protein translates to MTQLISHVSPKSLTEVLQAAGYRVNETEQNGIVQLLSASQGIGYAVRFGNPAVEQGSYVDFTFSCALRVQGELPQGVAEQWNASRRFARLSLQGEFLVMEMDVVVAAGVSNDHLRGNLELWDRLLQEFIVYLRDFTQNGSAQTAKVAVAEQEEVAL, encoded by the coding sequence ATGACTCAATTGATCAGCCACGTATCGCCAAAATCTCTGACCGAAGTCCTGCAAGCTGCGGGTTATCGCGTCAACGAAACCGAGCAGAACGGCATCGTCCAGTTGCTCAGCGCCAGCCAGGGCATCGGCTACGCCGTGCGTTTCGGCAACCCGGCGGTGGAGCAGGGCAGCTACGTCGACTTCACTTTCAGCTGTGCGCTGCGGGTGCAGGGTGAGTTGCCACAGGGTGTGGCCGAGCAGTGGAACGCCAGCCGTCGTTTTGCGCGTTTGTCGTTGCAGGGCGAGTTTCTGGTGATGGAAATGGACGTGGTGGTGGCGGCGGGCGTGAGCAACGATCACCTGCGTGGCAACCTGGAATTGTGGGATCGGCTGTTGCAAGAGTTCATCGTTTATCTGCGTGACTTCACCCAGAACGGCAGCGCGCAGACCGCCAAAGTCGCCGTGGCCGAGCAAGAGGAAGTCGCGCTGTGA
- a CDS encoding CcoQ/FixQ family Cbb3-type cytochrome c oxidase assembly chaperone has protein sequence MDIFFNVLGVVFLWLAVEYCLRRETADSLDEASMVPFADDPEVARRVELATGKTVKAVAPEVAKPGWVNLDM, from the coding sequence ATGGATATTTTTTTCAATGTGTTGGGCGTGGTGTTTCTGTGGCTGGCGGTGGAGTATTGCTTGCGGCGGGAGACGGCGGACAGTCTGGATGAGGCGAGCATGGTGCCGTTTGCCGATGACCCGGAGGTGGCTCGGCGGGTTGAGCTGGCCACTGGCAAGACAGTGAAAGCGGTGGCGCCTGAAGTAGCGAAGCCGGGGTGGGTCAATCTCGATATGTGA
- the ccoN gene encoding cytochrome-c oxidase, cbb3-type subunit I, whose product MSTATIGQAYNYKVVRQFVIATIFWGVVGMAMGVLIASQLVWPEMNLDLPWTTFGRLRPLHTSLVIFGFAGSAQFAASYYAVQRTCQVRLYSDTLTAFTFWGWQSVIVIMLITLPLGYTTTKEYAEIEFSGAVWMAVVWVAYAVVFFTTVVQRKTKHIYVGNWFFGAFILVIAMLHVVNHLSIPVDWFKSYPVYSGATDAMVQWWYGHNAVGFFLTTGFLGMMYYFVPKQVNRPVYSYRLSIVHFWALITLYIWAGPHHLHYTALPDWAQSLGMAMSLILLAPSWGGMINGMMTLSGAWHKLRTDPILRFLVLSLAFYGMSTFEGPMMAIKTVNALSHYTDWTIGHVHAGALGWVAMITFGATYHMVPKVFGREQMYSTPLINLHFWLATIGTVLYIASMWVNGITQGLMWRAINEDGTLTYSFVEALQASHPGFIVRFAGGVFFLTGMLLMAYNVWRTVRVADVALAHREAQIA is encoded by the coding sequence ATGAGCACAGCAACAATCGGACAGGCTTATAACTACAAGGTCGTCCGCCAATTCGTCATCGCGACGATTTTCTGGGGTGTGGTGGGCATGGCAATGGGCGTTTTGATCGCCTCGCAACTGGTCTGGCCAGAGATGAACTTGGACCTGCCATGGACCACCTTCGGCCGACTGCGACCGCTGCACACCAGCCTGGTGATTTTCGGATTCGCCGGCAGCGCGCAATTCGCCGCCAGTTACTACGCGGTGCAACGCACCTGCCAGGTGCGGCTGTATTCAGACACACTCACCGCGTTCACCTTCTGGGGCTGGCAATCGGTGATTGTGATCATGCTGATCACTCTGCCGCTGGGCTACACCACCACCAAGGAATACGCCGAGATCGAATTCTCCGGCGCGGTGTGGATGGCCGTGGTCTGGGTCGCCTACGCCGTGGTGTTCTTCACCACCGTGGTGCAACGCAAGACCAAGCATATCTACGTCGGCAACTGGTTTTTCGGTGCGTTCATTCTGGTGATCGCCATGCTGCATGTGGTCAATCACCTGTCGATTCCGGTGGACTGGTTCAAGTCGTATCCGGTGTATTCCGGGGCTACCGATGCCATGGTGCAGTGGTGGTATGGGCACAACGCGGTGGGCTTTTTCCTCACCACCGGGTTCCTCGGGATGATGTATTACTTCGTGCCGAAGCAGGTCAATCGGCCGGTGTATTCGTATCGCTTGTCGATCGTGCATTTCTGGGCGCTGATCACCCTGTACATCTGGGCCGGCCCGCACCATTTGCACTACACCGCGCTGCCGGACTGGGCGCAGTCGCTGGGCATGGCCATGTCGCTGATCCTGCTCGCGCCGAGCTGGGGCGGGATGATCAACGGCATGATGACCTTGTCCGGCGCCTGGCATAAGTTGCGCACCGATCCGATCCTGCGCTTCCTCGTGCTGTCGCTGGCGTTCTACGGCATGTCGACGTTCGAAGGGCCGATGATGGCGATCAAAACCGTCAACGCCCTCTCCCACTACACCGACTGGACCATCGGCCACGTCCACGCCGGGGCGTTGGGCTGGGTGGCGATGATCACCTTCGGTGCGACTTATCACATGGTGCCCAAAGTGTTTGGCCGCGAGCAGATGTACAGCACGCCGCTGATCAACCTGCACTTCTGGCTGGCGACCATTGGCACCGTGCTGTACATCGCCTCGATGTGGGTCAACGGCATCACCCAGGGCCTGATGTGGCGGGCGATCAACGAGGACGGCACGCTGACCTATTCGTTTGTCGAAGCGCTGCAAGCCAGCCATCCGGGGTTCATCGTGCGCTTTGCTGGCGGGGTGTTTTTCCTCACGGGTATGTTGCTGATGGCTTACAACGTGTGGCGCACGGTGCGGGTCGCCGACGTCGCGCTGGCGCACCGCGAAGCGCAGATCGCCTGA